Genomic DNA from Pelosinus sp. UFO1:
AGTAAAAGTAGCAGTTGCTAACGGTTTGAAGAATGCAAGATTGCTAATGGAGAAAATAAAAGCGGGTGAGTGTAACTACACCTTTATTGAAATTATGGGGTGTCTTGGCGGCTGTATTGGGGGCGGGGGCCAACCAATAACGAGTCAGGCGGGTGCGAAGGGGAATCGCATGGAAGGTTTGTATCAAATTGATCGTGATTCGGTGATTAGGCAGTCTCATAAAAATCCTGCAGTGATTAAGTTATATGAAGATTTTTTAGGGAAGCCTCTAAGTCCTAAATCTCATTCATTACTGCATACTCATTACTTAGCAAGAAAAAAATAAAAAATTGTTTTCTTCATAAGATCTTCATATTGTTTTGGTATAGTAGGGTTATATTACATGAGGAGGTATTTTTTATGAATATGACCCACTATATGGAACTATTGGCGGTCAATCAGCCGTGGAATTTGATTATTTATATGGTAATTCCCGTGGCATTGGCGGAAGCCTTGGTGGCAACTGAATTTTTTGTTGTGTTTAATCGCTCTAATAATGGCCTAATTCGGTCTTGGAATAAGTGGATCGGAATTGTCTTGGGTTTTTATTTCCTGGGTATCTTTTTACAAATGGGAATCTTCGTTGTTCCACATATTGAATGGCGAGGGATTGCGGATATCATTGCCGTAGGCTCTTATCTCAGTGGAGTAATTCCTCTGTTTGGAATCGCATTATTAGAGTTAGGGGTAATTGGTCGTGGAAAATCAGGGTCAGAAAAGATGAAACTTCATTTTATCTTATTGACAGTATTTCTGATTGTAGCTCATATCGCGATGATATTTGGTATGGTGGATCCTGCAATATTAGGCTGGAGTCCTAGCAATCAGGCAATGCCAATGCATCATCATAATTAATAAAAAAATGGTGCTTGCTATTTTGACGTTTACATGCTATTATTTAGTCAAGCACCATCCTTACAAGTGACTTAAGTAACTGCCAAGAGTGTTGGAATCCAGTTTCCAGTCTTAGCAACTAGTTAGTCGGTTATAGGTAGAGTGTTTTTTGTTTTAGAATTTTCCAGTAGGTAAAAACCTGAATCCTCTTCTCCCTGTGAATGGTAAATTGAAGATTGCTCAAGTGCCCATGGTGAAGTAGTTAGTTAGTTAGTTAGTTAGTTAGTGAATAAGTTTCGTCCTGAAAGGTTGATGTTGAGATTTGTCTCAGGTAAACAGAATGTAAGGATGGTTGCTTTTTGAGAGAAGGTTAAATGCCTTCTCTCTTTATTTTGTCTATGAGAGTTAAAGAATAATAGGGCTATCATGTATACAAGGAATAAGGCAAAAACTCAAGAGAAGGGCTTGACAGTTTAGGCTAAATTCAGTTATTATATATATAATATGATAATGAGAATTGGTATCAGGCAACTGAGAGGAGAATGTAGAATGGCTAAAGTACTTAGCGATTTACTCCCTGGAGAAAAAGGAGTAGTCAAAAAGGTAACTGGCAATAGCATGATAAAACGACGCATCATCGATATGGGTGTTGTGGCGGG
This window encodes:
- a CDS encoding DUF6803 family protein gives rise to the protein MNMTHYMELLAVNQPWNLIIYMVIPVALAEALVATEFFVVFNRSNNGLIRSWNKWIGIVLGFYFLGIFLQMGIFVVPHIEWRGIADIIAVGSYLSGVIPLFGIALLELGVIGRGKSGSEKMKLHFILLTVFLIVAHIAMIFGMVDPAILGWSPSNQAMPMHHHN